In Anopheles gambiae chromosome 2, idAnoGambNW_F1_1, whole genome shotgun sequence, a single window of DNA contains:
- the LOC1276664 gene encoding cytochrome P450 302a1, mitochondrial encodes MNLPRQITKRLRGFSSVANEPSKRTVKSFDEIPGPRGPLGLGNLYQYIPGIGRYSFDELHRSGEDKYRQYGSIVRETMVPGQDIVWLYDPDDVATVLDDRTPGMYPSRRSHTALEKYRKDRPNVYRTAGLLPTNGAEWWKIRSELQKGLSSPQNVRNFLPATDKITKEFVTRLRAQTEPGKSILIEDFMPLVSRLNLELICLLAFDVRLDSFSEEQMDPGSLSSRLMESAETTNSCILPTDQGFQLWRYFETPAYRRLRKAQEFMEMTAVELVSQKLLYFNEDQQRLASGEHGSKSLMEEYLRNPNLELNDIIGMASDLLLAGVHTTSYTTAFALYHLGLHGATAQDRLYREAKKILPDPKENRIGAAVLGSEASYCRAVLKETLRLNPISIGVGRILNRDHVLGGYQVPRGTVIVTQNMISCRQEAYFRDPQLFLPERWMRETKEPVHPHLVLPFGHGMRSCIARRLAEQSMLVLLLRLIRSFEIEWAGTVPMDVKTKLINQPDQPIRLRMKARTSEGRESRKQMS; translated from the exons ATGAATCTTCCAAGACAAATTACGAAACGTTTGCGTGGCTTTTCATCGGTAGCCAACGAACCCTCGAAAAG GACGGTTAAAAGCTTCGATGAAATACCCGGCCCAAGAGGACCGCTCGGACTGGGCAATCTGTACCAGTACATACCGGGTATAG GACGCTACAGCTTCGATGAGCTGCACCGTTCCGGCGAGGACAAATACCGCCAGTATGGTTCGATCGTGCGCGAAACAATGGTCCCGGGGCAGGATATTGTGTGGCTTTACGATCCGGACGATGTGGCGACCGTGCTGGACGATCGGACACCGGGCATGTATCCGTCGCGACGGAGCCACACGGCGCTGGAAAAATATCGCAAGGATCGTCCGAACGTTTACCGCACCGCCGGGCTGCTGCCGAC CAACGGTGCAGAATGGTGGAAAATTCGCTCCGAGCTGCAGAAGGGCCTCAGCTCACCGCAGAATGTGCGCAATTTTCTGCCCGCCACGGACAAAATAACGAAAGAGTTCGTTACTCGCCTGAGAGCGCAAACGGAGCCAGGCAAAAGCATCCTAATAGAGGACTTTATGCCACTGGTCTCGCGGCTCAATCTGGAAT TGATCTGCTTGCTTGCCTTCGACGTACGGTTGGACAGCTTCTCGGAGGAACAGATGGACCCGGGCTCACTTTCCTCCCGCCTGATGGAATCGGCCGAAACGACCAACTCCTGCATCCTGCCCACCGACCAGGGCTTCCAGCTGTGGCGCTACTTTGAAACTCCTGCGTACAGACGGTTGCGCAAAGCGCAAGAGTTTATGGAAATGACGGCCGTTGAGCTGGTGTCCCAGAAGCTGCTCTACTTCAACGAGGACCAGCAACGGTTGGCAAGCGGCGAGCATGGTTCCAAGTCGCTCATGGAGGAGTACCTGCGCAATCCGAACCTGGAGCTGAACGACATCATCGGCATGGCTTCGGATCTGCTGCTGGCCGGTGTGCATACGACCAGCTACACCACCGCCTTCGCCCTCTACCATTTGGGGTTGCACGGGGCCACCGCACAGGACCGGCTGTACCGGGAGGCGAAGAAAATTCTTCCCGATCCAAAGGAAAATCGAATCGGTGCGGCTGTGCTGGGAT CGGAAGCTTCGTACTGTCGCGCGGTTCTAAAGGAAACGTTACGCCTCAATCCGATCTCCATCGGGGTAGGACGCATCCTTAATCGCGACCACGTTCTCGGCGGTTATCAAGTACCACGTGGAACGGTGATTGTGACGCAGAACATGATTTCGTGCCGTCAGGAGGCTTACTTTCGTGATCCGCAGCTATTCCTCCCCGAACGGTGGATGCGTGAGACAAAGGAACCAGTGCATCCGCACCTGGTGCTTCCGTTTGGCCACGGTATGCGCTCATGCATCGCACGTCGGTTGGCCGAACAGAGCATGCTTGTGCTGCTTCTAAGG